From the genome of Eublepharis macularius isolate TG4126 chromosome 4, MPM_Emac_v1.0, whole genome shotgun sequence:
CGATTATGTCAAAAACATTGATTCATAATACAAATAGGGTAcaataataataagaaaaaagaatacacacacacacatttatatatgtatatatatagaaaCGTATATATTGTTAGCACTTTCAATTTAAGCTTCCTATTATCAGTAAAATATGAATCAGTAAAACCAAATTTGGTAGTATCGGTGAAATTTTGGCAATGTGATTTCTCCCTTGTTTTAGAGGGAGTCTGATTAAGTATTGAACATAGATTGATACAATTGGTTTGGAGCCTGTAATTTTTTCCCAGTGATGAATTCATAGAAGGGTAGCCATTTTTCATAAAATTGTGAGCTTTTGGAAGATGTGTTCAAATTGTGTAATTTGTTTGTtattttttcaataataatataATCCCAAATTTTTAGATACCATTGATTAATCGATGGTTGTATCGGTTTGTTCCAGTTTAGAGCTATTAAATTCTTTGCTGTGGTTAGAAGTGTCGAAATTAAATCTCGCTTAAATATAGGAATTTCAGTGTTTTGCCATAAATCTAACAAGATTAGCTGTGGGGTGAAAGGAATCTTAAAGTTggttattaaaaatatttgttgCAAAATATTTTCCCAAAATTTGCTAATGATAGAGCACTGTCACCTACAGTGGGCGTAAGTGCCAATTTGACCACAGTTCCTCCAGCAAAGTGGTGAGTAGGTTGGTATTATTGCGGAGAGTTGCTTTGGAGTGTAATACCATCTTGTGACGATTTTGTATGTTtgaagtttcttattgatatcTGGTGTGTTAATTAGTTTGGAAGACCAGATTTGATTCCATTGTTCTGTTGTGAGTTGTCCATTGCAGTCTTGTTGCCATTTTGTGTTGTTACTTTTTCAATAACACTTTATACTATTTTTTCACTGTGTTTCCCACATATATATTGCTTGTTTTGCCATTCCTAATACCACGtgtgttaaggcgggggtgggcattgccacctgctccattcctaataccagttggatttaggcagggggtgggcattgccacctgctctgcttctaataccagctgggttaaggtgaggggtgggcattgccacctgctccgctcctaatgccagctgggtgaaggcgtggagtgggcattgccacctactcccatcctgctcccagccttggCTTCCTGCCACGGAACTTTTTCTGGAGGTATATGGTGCtgtgcctgggcttccctctgcagcagtgccctctcgtggtgcaccagagtaggaagtgagcAGTGTTGATGCTTACTTAATTATATAGTATGATGGGATTCTTAAGTTAGTGTCTAACTGCTCAAACAGAGCAAACAGGTCTCCTTCCTGAGTTAGTTATAAGGGCAGAACTTCATTGTAACAGGGAGAAACTGGAGGTATTTAGCCACAACCTACAAAGAATATTTTATGTGGCACAGCAATCTTCAGTCACATCATGGCTTCCAAGCAAAAAtaggtttcttcttcttcttcctcttcctcctcttcttcttcgaTCAGCAGAGAAACAGCTGGCCCTCAGGAGGTTTATcttgcctcaactagggccagggttTTTTTAGTCCTGGAAGctacctgatggaactctctgtggaAGCCCGGTCTCAGCAAGATCTGTTACCATTTTGCTgcgcctgtaaaatggagatattcCACCTGGATTATATTGGTTGAGGCAGACAAATTGCCCAAATGGCCCCTCAGTGGGGGGAGATATGCCCCCAACCTTATATTTATTAAATCTTAGCCACCCTGCTCAATGGACTTTGAGGATGTTTTGAGATGTGGGGCACAATGTGGATGTTTTTAGTGCAGTATTTATATGATTGCTATCaatgttttattgtatgtttttattatatgtatttatatattgttgATATATTGTTGAGCCTGGTTATGGGGTGAATggactattaaataaataaatagataaataaataaattcttctccttcttctaCGTGTTCTTCTACTTCTATTTGCTGTTCTTCTAATTctacttgttctttttcttgtgcTTCTTATTactcttcttgttgttgttcttcttattCTTGTTATACTTCTTGCTCTTCATGTTCTTCTTCTTGCTCTtcatgttattgttattgttgttgtttttttctgcatTTTCTTCTTCTACTTGTTCTTTTTCAACCTACTTCTTCTGCTACTTCTTCTACTTCTATTTGTTCTTTTTCAACTTCTACTTGTTCTTCTTTTTCAACTTCTATTGGTTTTTCTTCTTCTACTAGTTCTTCTACTACTACTTCTACTTATATTCTTGTTCTTCTATTTCTACTTGTTCTTCTACTACTTGTTCTACTTATTCTCATTCTTCTTCTACTTTTTGTTCTTCatcttgttgttgttctttttttttaacagtactGCTAGGAAGACCTTTATATGTTACATTTAACAGACAAAAGATCTATCAACAGGCTGGACCTTGTGAAATGGCAGTCTGCTCATACAATCTTTGATGACATGGTTGGTATTTCTGCACCAGAAGAAGTGATCATGTGTTCCACTTAATTAGAAGATTAAATTGTTTTTCAAGGGTCTCTTCAAAGAAATCCATTGCACAATAAAGGAAAGGGGAAGATCAGGGGTAGGGGCCACATCAGCTGCAAATGGAGTGAGAATGGGCAACTAAGGTTTCCTTTCTACCTGTTTCTGTTACTTGCTGATGCTCATCATGTTTTATGGTCATTCATAAACATTCAAAGAGAATATCTTAATTTTTGCTTTTATGAAATTCTTCCTTCATCAAAGTTCAGGACCAGTTCACTGCCATCTTGGTGACCCATGTTGGAGTGTGGAGTCACTTTAGGGAGTTCTGGAAAACATGGTTTCTCTAGCCATGCAACTGTGCATGAAGTCTTACCTTGGAGTGCCTAGGTGATGTAGAGGCTATTTTTTCCTTATAATTATCAGTCAAAGTGATTTCCTCCACTTCTATTCAAAGCTCAAGGGGTTCTGCCTATAATcagtataaaattaataacataaaCACCACAATTATTAGCCACATGATGCAATTTATTCTATAGAGTTGGAAAAGTCAATGCAGTACTTTGTTGAGTTTATTTGGCAGGGAGAACTATGAGGTCTGAGGTTTAGTATCATCCCCATCAACTCTCTGCAATGGTAAAATCACTACTGAGCTGATATCACAAGAGAGTTCTGCACCAACAATGGTTGGATTCCCCACCTGTAGTTGAGTTCCATTTTGGCAGGTGGATGCAATGGGGGGAACACACAGCCACTTCAGCCACAGCTCCCATACAGCAATCAACACAGGCAACCATCACAGACAGCCCCAGACCTCTCCCATCAGGAGCTGGGATCCTGGCCAGTGTTGAACTTCCCACCCATGGCAATcctgtccttcccctcccctagcTACTAGGGGGAGGGGAagtcagtttgtccatttctgcactctCCATTATCTTTACTACTAGTTCTTCTTGTGTAGGTATTATTTGACGTTTCCAATAGTATGCCGCAGTTACTGCATATATTATAAAGTATTTCTGATCTTTGCTGAGTTCATCTGGAATGTAGTTCAAGAAAAACAACTCTGGTTTAAAGGGTATTGACACCTGTAGAATTGCTTGAATAATATATGTACCATTACCCCAAATTTTTGTATATCTTTATAAATCCagcacatatgatagaatgtcaGATAGaacagtttttattttttctctaCACCCATTCAAAATCATAAGCACACTGTGAAACATAGGTTTCCCCATTCAAAAAGCACACGGCCCCTCAACACATTGCCTTCTGCACcaaccactgggggtggggggtggtcatGGTGCATGAACAGAGGCTGCATACAGTGCCCCTTAGGACCTATAGGGAGCTTGGGTGCTAGATCTGGTCCTCAGCTTTCTACCCTAGCACCCACAAACTAAAAACCCATTTCTATGGGTCTGGGGGAGCAAaatgaggggtcacatgaaccagcctggctcttctagggagcaggggggctggtcTGCCCCCCAATTTTCTACCCTAGCACCCCATAAACTCAAAACTCTTTCCTCTTGGTCCACAGGGGCAGGCGGGGCTCGTAGAGGGGTCACAGGGAGCTGCTAGGCCCTCCCTGTCACGTGGGGTACTGCTTCCGGGGTCTAGAGGTGGGACTTCCCCCAGAAAGGCACAgggcacctgtcactttttgtGATGACATGAGGTACCCCCCTTATTCTTCTTATACTTCGTCCACCTCCCTGGTAGAATTGCGcacggggcgggtttagatctgacGTTGCTGATGACATCgcgttcctcccccccccattttttcatcagactTCCGCGAtagcatttttttgctaaattgctatggcaagGCCACACCCCTAAGATGTCTGTGATTGGtttgttattctatgccttcttttctgaaatccattggaccattattctggcaggcTAATTTGAAGTGATattgggggtgtgggggtgatccaaactctccaaatgggcagactaattatttgacacttgaatgtaatgttagaatgatgtATTTccactataacggtaatttcaacaattaaaaaaaattaattttaacagccactgatatttcTGACTGTTAGGCATCCTAAAAATGCcacagaaatggaaatgatgccaccTCTTGATGTCTCcatggggattttggagcaccccgattaagatttatggctgggattgtgcaacagtgctgggaaagtcccctttaaaaaaaaaagggaaagggcgggcaggcaggcatgctgcaaaGAGAGTGGAAAAACTTGataattgcacagcaaagagggatggtgttccagaaaggctgcaaacacggaagtggggtggtttgaagcgGGCAGACTCCTTTTGAAacacttctatttgtccacatccacggtgagaaccatgcaagagaagtgtttgaactcatgacaaattcatctgaggCGCAATgcgaaagacgcgagagaatggcgggattcaGGTAAGAGTATgcgaacagccctctgagaagcaaataatgggtaggaaaaaagcggaaaacttgagacgtgtggattcagccaatgtaTTTTTTCCTTCTGTATTCAAACCCAGGATATTTGAGTGCAcatctctaattcagattctctggagttctccaggaactgCAACTGCTTTCCAAACTATAGACTACCCCGTGCAAACCAGAGTGGAGTGATCCATTCCCTACAGCAATTGAGGATTGCAACTATTGCTATCACTGGGGCTCTTGTGTGATCCACCCAACCCTTCTTTATGGAATCTGCAAATAAGGAGTGAAAATAAAATTGATGAAAGCTACAAACTTGTTACAAAGACCCCTTTCACATTCACTTTTAAAATCGATGGATTTGAGCTTTCGCCCCTATTGGCCCGGCAGCGGCTTTGCACTGCCCCTTTTTACACTCTCCACTCCCAATTTGGTCTCACATTCTTTGCTGCATTTTATACTCCAGATCAGGCATTTGTTCTGCTGCGAGGTTTGTGGGTTACTGAATACACGTCACTTtttgagcatgcgtggtaacAACAAGAAACCCCGCCCCctctctgtgctgccatttcGAACCCAAACTGTTGAAAGTAGCGCAAAGTTTTGTTGTGAAATGGTTAAGGCTTGAGCCTTGTTACTTGCAAGGAAGATAGCAGCCCCACTGCCAACTCGATTCACAGAATGATCTCCAAATGATCTCCAATTTATTGGAGGAGCAATAAAAGAATGCTAGTTCCACCCAGGGAAGGCTACAGGATGGaaacgggtgtgtgtgtgtgtgggaaggggaaCCATGCCATTAAGCCAGGTCCGAACTGCATGCTTGCAAGAAAATAATCTTGTTTTGTGGTGAGGAAAGCTCCTTTCTCCACAAAGCCGCTGTTCTGCTTGCTTTGTGAACTCACTCAACCACTCATCACAAGGGACTGTTAATTACCCACAATTCTGAAGGGCAGCAACCAGCTCTGGTCCAGCTCTCCTCGCCTGGTAAGGAAGCAGACGAAGAGAGCAACAGGCATGGCTGAGCTGCCACTCGCAGCAACATTATTGCCCTtcagaaacagtaaaaaaaaaagaaaagaaattcagGCAGGAAGTTGAGAGGGGCAGGAGGAAGAGCCTGCCCCAGCTCTGCTTGACCGGTAAGGAAGCGGATGAAGCGAGCAATGGGTACAGCTGtactgctgcttgctgctgcccaCCCCGGCTCTGCTCGTTGGGCACCATGTGCAGTGCATAGCCAGAGCTCACCCACCCCCTTCCGGGGCTGCTTGCTTATCCAAGCCCCAGTTCCTCTGGAATGCAGGATGGGCAACCCGAGACCCATGGAATTTCCTGCCTCACTTGCGCTCTGCACCTATCTTTCCCCCCTTGGGCCAGGGCGGGCCAGATGGAGGATGCTGCACCGCACTGCCACTGAATGTCCTTTAGGAAAAAAATGGTGAAATAAGCGATAGGGGAGCTGCTGAGAGcgggtgtggttaaatctgctttTGCCAACCAATTTAcaataggaaaggaaagggggggttgAGAGAGGTGAGCTATTCACGCACGCATACATTGAGCTACGCACGAGTCAGCAGCTAAGGCAAAAAAATTCACCATGTGTCCCCAGCCAAATACCCAGGGAAAACCTAACATAGCCCGGAGCTGTGTCACATGACTAGCTCAGAAGTGTAAAAGGCAGACAAACATGAGATGTGAAACAGATATGAATGTGATGTAAAGACAGAGTGTGAAAAGGGGCCAAAGTGAGGCATACAGCTTCCCTAAAAGAGACAGCAAACCAACTGGGAGATAACAGGATTCTTTTTATTGTCCTTGTAAGGGACTGAGATAATTATAATTTCATGACAGACAGATATAATAGATTGGGTAATTATTGCTTCACCTCAAGAGTTAGTCTTTCTTCCTGAGTTATAGTTGCATGTGCATCAGGATATACCAAGGAACCCCCTCCACTTTACATTCAATGtaattgattcatttttttcattagATGCTCCTTTGTGTTAAGATTAGGCTGAATTATAATAATGTAGCACTTGGGAATGAAGATGCAGCCCAGTAacccagcactggaggccaagatggagaaaacTTGCACcgccaccatgtatttccccttcgtgctcaggtaggtgggcacaaaggacacccaaacactgcaaaacaccagcatgctgaaggtgatcagcttggcttcattgaaagccccaggcagcttcctggccaggaaagccACCGTGAAGGAGATGGcagccaggaagcccatgtagcccagggCACCATAAAACATGGCAACGGAGCCTTCGTTGCACTGCAGTGTGATCTGtgcaggctgggagtgcatgtcagactctgggaaggggggagagattcCCAGCCAGAGGGCACAGAGGACAACTTGGACAGCGGAACAAGACATGACAATGGAGTTGGCCAAGCTCTTCCCTagccatttcctcatcctgttccctggcttggtggccatgaaggccacCACCACAGTGATTGTTTTGGCCAGCACAGAAGAGACGGCAACcgagaagatgatgctgaaggtggtttgtcggagaaggcaggtcaccttcCTTGGCTGGCCAATGAATAGTAAGCTGGACAGAAAGGAAAGCATGAGGGAGATGAGGAGAATGTAGGTGAggtcccggttgttggctttgactacaGGAGTGTCCAGGAATTTAATGAAGAGTCCTAAAACCAAACCAGTGATTAGGGACAAGAAGAGAGGAAAAACAACTAGGCTGATCCCCAAAGGTTCTTCATAGGAGAGGAAGGTTATGGCCTTTGGGACACATCgagtttggtccttgtttggatgCTTATCTTCTGGGCATTTGTCACAATGCTCTGCATCTGGAAAGATAGTAGGAATACCTGATTTATATCTACAATAACTGGTGTTCTAATATTCAGTAAATATGTATTTTTGCCTATCATGCTATACATCTAAGAAACATTGTATTTCTGAAGACCATTTGCTCTGAGCTCTCTGGCTAGCCACTGTGTGATAGTGAAGAATTCTATTGACCTTTCAATTCAGAacggctctttttatgttctgatGGAAGAGGTCAGGATCCAAGAACATGCTGAGGGAATTGGGGGCTGGGAACCAAGTTCCTTCTTGTCAAGAAACATGACAACAGAACCTCCTCTACTGTCTAAGAATTGGGGCAGAGGCTTTCCTCCTTACTGAAAATCCTTCCTGAAGGCCTAAAATAGTTTTAATTCTACATGGGGGTGATCGAGTTcctaaaatttaagaaatatgtccTGGAGGATGAATTGTGTTAGCAATGATAGAACACATTACAAACAATAAAAGTCCCATAACAAAAATACAACCAGCACTACTACTGATAAACGTAGGAAAAGTCATCTGGAAAGTAGTCCATACAGTAAAGGTTTGGGAGAATAAAAGTTTCTTGATATGGTACCTAGATTTTGTCTAAGTGGTTCCCTGCTCAGAGTCCACAACAGGGCACCAAAACTGAAATAACTTTTTCCCAGTTGCCTCTTAGGGAACCTTCAAGGATGGCCCCAAGAACACAACACTGCAGTAATCATGTTGAGTTGTTATTAGGGGAAATAGAAGTCTCGCAAGGTTTTCTCTGGAGGAACAGAGCACATTCAGCTAGACTCGAAGAAGATCCCCTTAGGTTCTCCAAAGCAAAGGCCAGATCTAACAATAAACTCGTTGCACACTATTTCTTTGCGGTCGAGTGCTGAATTTTTGGCCCTGAGAAAGTCAATTACAAAAGTTCTTACCAAATATAGGAATAAGATAGGAAGCTGCTGGACTGATCTATATCAATGGTCTATTTCTTACAGTGCTGTTGATTCTAACAGGCAGAAGCTCTTAAATAGTTCAGAAAGGAGAGTCAGAGCAGCTGGTTGGCTAAACACCCCCCTCCTTGCCCTCAAGAGATGCGTGATGTTGGccaatgaggctcccaggaagctGCTGAGTAATCCAGCCTTATTAAGCACcacctattcagcaaacctggtagcttttcccatctggtactcaaagggtcatcaagcaacTTGCACACCTATAGTTCACCTCCGGAAGTCTGTCCCAACTTATTGTTCCACCTCTGGAAAACCCATCAAGTGATTGTTTTGAGGGCAAAAGACATCagtttgccccagggagcattttgccctatatctggactcactagccaccagtgtgtgtgtgtgtgtgtgtgtgtgtgtgtgtgtgtgtgtgtctttgaatCCAAATATGTCCATTTGGACTTCTCCTTCTTCTCTGTGAAACTCTGGTTGTTTTGACATTCCCTCCATTGATCTctatctttgagactggtaactagTGCCCTCCTTGAAACTGCTTTCTCACTCATTCCTCCCTAactttcttagttagccttgtatgtgtgttgtgtgtggttttctgtagatttgcctttttatttatcttttaataaaaaaccctttctggttGAATATCTGCCTGAGTTATtttagagagttctctaagggaataattccCATAAACATagctggagaatcccagttaccccctcacATTTGTATCCTTTAAGGTAATTCcaccaactaattaggagactgcctatttacACCCATGTTTGTTTCCCGCCAGTAAGAGGATGCTGTTAATTGTTATGGAGCCTCCACGTCTAtggcctatttgggtaacaccacCTTGGGCCTAACTGAAGTTCATATTTTACTAAAACACAAGCTGTACTGACAGACGGAAGAGCAAAGGGTAGAAAAGACGGGTCACATCTTGCCTTttggctctcccccaccccctgcaatgaAATTTATTTGGtgtcacccaccttcctgtgcgGAGATTgtcccttctgggcatggatcacAGTCATAGCAGCAAACTGGCTTCCCTTCCTGAGCCTTCTTGGCAAATCCTGGCTGGCAGCTCTCAGTACATCTGGAACGGGGCAGGGACTAAACAGAAAGGCAAACAACAGTAGCTGAGAAACAACAGATTCGAATTTTTGTTGTTCTAAATGTGTCATATTCAGAAAAGGCTCAACAGGACTTCCAGTCCTGCTTTGGCACTGCTGACTTCAGGCCGTGATTTGAGGGCCAGGCTTTGAATGCAGAACTGCAAGAGTGGGAGACTTATGTCCATCACTTCCCAAACACAGGGAAATCAGTAATGTAAGGATTCGAAAGTGGGTAGTTCAAGAGGGGATGAGGAGGCTAATGAAGGATATATTGACTTAGGGCATGAATCTCTGATTGACAGACATCTTTGACATCCCAGGTGCCTCAGATCAGTGTGAAGACATAAAGTCTGTGGGCTTCGAAGGGTCTAGCTCTTccaaggattgcactgtaaatgcctGTCTGTTGTTTCCCCATCAATAATTATTACAAGAGTctaggggaagggaaaagctgcacATACTTTAGGAAAGCagttttaacaaactgaaagtttTGCTGGGAAGAATCCATGGTCAGAAATAcggaaggagaagggagttcaagaggggtgagGGTTTCTTGAAggcgaaatattgaaagcacaatcttAAATAATtcctataaaaacaaaaaacaggaggagcctaaagaagccaaggtggctccgtaaacagctttctaatgaactgagaaataaaaaagactcatttaggaaatgaaaggataaccaaggatgaatataaacaaataactagtgcttgtagggagaatgttagaaaagctaaagctcagtatgaacttaggctagcaagagatgctgaacaaaaaagggttctttatGTTCAAAATAAAAAGAGCcgggacatggtaggcccattgctgggacaggaaagtgaaaatgtaACTGGTGATGAAGagaggcagaactgctcaatccctacttttcctcagtcttcttctgggagggaaatggtgctcaacatggcaataacagaacacatgatgagggAAAAGAGTTACACAGCCTAGGATTGGCATGgcgtagtacataaacacctagttgctttaaatgaaactaagtcctcaaGGCCAGATGAATAGCAGGctactaaaagaactcacagatgtatttttgagaattcttggagaacaggcaagGTGCCTGAAGACGAGGtgagcaaatgttgtccccatcttcaagaaggggaaaaaggaggatctagTTAACTAAGAAACCTCTCAACTtgatgtctatacctggaaaTTTTTTAGAACAAATAATCGAACAGCcaatccttgagcatttagaaaggatggctgtgattactaagagtcagcatgggtttctcaaaaacaagtcaggtcagactaaccttatctctttttttgagaaagctgctacccttgctggatcaggggaatgctgtagacagcattttaaaaaatattttattaatttttcaaacccaacaacaacaacaaaaccccaccATCTAAACCACATATATAACatgtaatctatatatataaagacaagtgtcctgactcctgactgactcatcaatgcccaacccaaacccctggacctagaagtgtgaaatttgggcaggacatgccttttgtgatgtaggggctcattaagaagggattttaggaaattcaccccctaagggagtaaaaagggggtaaaatgtgttttctcatagggatacagcttccctgtgtggctggcagggtccccccccctgccaactgccactcttccctgtggtcatttgcatatgcggtcttgactggtcatctctcca
Proteins encoded in this window:
- the LOC129327887 gene encoding vomeronasal type-2 receptor 26-like, producing MLALVLVLLLLPHSVVCGMLKAKCPLNLIEDLNEPRNYYRPGDLLIGGIQTLKIPYLHPFTFEEPPMIRINQSAQTKYTIVLSFLLAIQEINRNPRILPNISLGYDVYDNYFNARLTYDGMLDLLFLGKENFPNYHCGGPKNLLAVLEGSESRIPIQISSLMGIYKIPLVSYGLVSHVPHDPAQFPFLYRKFPKQEQQYLGIVKLLQYFQWTWIGLIAPDSDNGEQFMKIFPALASKGGVCVAFSLSIQLHTFLKNSRLYNTSMGDASWDENGDAAVNSELLKWTRFSNGTTVGVKVGSVERQASPDLKFTIDQDAFLLNQSLPRSRCTESCQPGFAKKAQEGKPVCCYDCDPCPEGTISAQEDAEHCDKCPEDKHPNKDQTRCVPKAITFLSYEEPLGISLVVFPLFLSLITGLVLGLFIKFLDTPVVKANNRDLTYILLISLMLSFLSSLLFIGQPRKVTCLLRQTTFSIIFSVAVSSVLAKTITVVVAFMATKPGNRMRKWLGKSLANSIVMSCSAVQVVLCALWLGISPPFPESDMHSQPAQITLQCNEGSVAMFYGALGYMGFLAAISFTVAFLARKLPGAFNEAKLITFSMLVFCSVWVSFVPTYLSTKGKYMVAVQVFSILASSAGLLGCIFIPKCYIIIIQPNLNTKEHLMKKMNQLH